The following proteins are co-located in the Ailuropoda melanoleuca isolate Jingjing chromosome 13, ASM200744v2, whole genome shotgun sequence genome:
- the FOXA2 gene encoding hepatocyte nuclear factor 3-beta isoform X2, with protein MLGAVKMEGHEPSDWSSYYAEPEGYSSVSNMNAGLGMNGMNTYMSMSAAAMGSGSGNMSAGSMNMSSYVGAGMSPSLAGMSPGAGAMASMGGSAGAAGVAGMGPHLSPSLSPLGGQAAGAMGGLTPYANMNSMSPMYGQAGLSRARDPKTYRRSYTHAKPPYSYISLITMAIQQSPNKMLTLSEIYQWIMDLFPFYRQNQQRWQNSIRHSLSFNDCFLKVPRSPDKPGKGSFWTLHPDSGNMFENGCYLRRQKRFKCEKQLALKEASGATGGSKKAAAGAQASQGQLGEAAGPASETPAGTESPHSSASPCQEHKRGALGELKGTPAAALSPPEPAPSPGQQQQQAAAHLLGPPHHPGLPPEAHLKPEHHYAFNHPFSINNLMSSEQQHHHSHHHHHQPHKMDLKAYEQVMHYPGYGSPMPGSLAMGPVTNKGGLDASPLAADTSYYQGVYSRPIMNSS; from the exons ATGCTGGGAGCGGTGAAGATGGAAGGGCACGAGCCGTCCGACTGGAGCAGCTACTATGCCGAGCCGGAG GGCTACTCCTCCGTGAGCAACATGAACGCCGGCCTGGGGATGAACGGCATGAACACGTACATGAGCATGTCCGCGGCCGCCATGGGCAGCGGCTCCGGCAACATGAGCGCAGGCTCCATGAACATGTCCTCGTACGTGGGCGCGGGCATGAGCCCGTCCCTGGCCGGCATGTCCCCCGGGGCGGGCGCCATGGCGAGCATGGGCGGCTCAGCCGGGGCGGCCGGAGTGGCAGGCATGGGGCCACACCTGAGTCCCAGCCTCAGCCCGCTCGGGGGACAGGCGGCCGGGGCCATGGGCGGCCTGACCCCTTATGCCAACATGAACTCCATGAGCCCCATGTACGGGCAGGCAGGCCTGAGCCGGGCGCGCGACCCCAAGACGTACCGGCGCAGCTACACGCATGCCAAGCCGCCCTACTCCTACATCTCGCTCATCACCATGGCCATCCAGCAGAGCCCCAACAAGATGCTGACGCTGAGCGAGATCTACCAGTGGATCATGGACCTCTTCCCTTTCTACCGGCAGAACCAGCAGCGCTGGCAGAACTCTATCCGCCACTCGCTGTCTTTCAACGACTGCTTCCTCAAGGTGCCCCGCTCGCCTGACAAGCCCGGCAAGGGCTCGTTCTGGACCCTGCACCCCGACTCGGGCAACATGTTCGAGAACGGCTGCTACTTGCGCCGCCAGAAGCGCTTCAAGTGTGAGAAGCAGCTGGCCCTGAAGGAAGCCTCAGGCGCCACGGGCGGTAGCAAGAAAGCGGCTGCCGGGGCACAGGCCTCGCAGGGTCAGCTTGGGGAGGCCGCTGGACCGGCCTCCGAGACTCCGGCGGGCACCGAGTCACCCCACTCGAGCGCCTCTCCGTGCCAGGAGCACAAGCGAGGGGCACTGGGGGAGCTGAAGGGGACCCCGGCCGCCGCCCTGAGCCCCCCAGAGCCGGCCCCCTCGccggggcagcagcagcagcaggcggCGGCCCATCTGCTGGGCCCTCCTCATCACCCCGGCCTGCCGCCGGAGGCCCACCTTAAGCCGGAGCACCACTACGCCTTCAACCACCCCTTCTCCATCAACAACCTCATGTCCTCGGAGCAGCAACACcaccacagccaccaccaccaccaccagccccacAAAATGGACCTCAAGGCCTACGAACAGGTGATGCACTACCCTGGCTACGGCTCCCCTATGCCAGGTAGCCTGGCCATGGGACCGGTCACGAACAAAGGGGGCCTGGACGCCTCGCCCCTGGCCGCAGACACCTCCTACTACCAAGGAGTGTACTCCAGGCCCATAATGAACTCCTCGTAA
- the FOXA2 gene encoding hepatocyte nuclear factor 3-beta isoform X1, which yields MHSASSMLGAVKMEGHEPSDWSSYYAEPEGYSSVSNMNAGLGMNGMNTYMSMSAAAMGSGSGNMSAGSMNMSSYVGAGMSPSLAGMSPGAGAMASMGGSAGAAGVAGMGPHLSPSLSPLGGQAAGAMGGLTPYANMNSMSPMYGQAGLSRARDPKTYRRSYTHAKPPYSYISLITMAIQQSPNKMLTLSEIYQWIMDLFPFYRQNQQRWQNSIRHSLSFNDCFLKVPRSPDKPGKGSFWTLHPDSGNMFENGCYLRRQKRFKCEKQLALKEASGATGGSKKAAAGAQASQGQLGEAAGPASETPAGTESPHSSASPCQEHKRGALGELKGTPAAALSPPEPAPSPGQQQQQAAAHLLGPPHHPGLPPEAHLKPEHHYAFNHPFSINNLMSSEQQHHHSHHHHHQPHKMDLKAYEQVMHYPGYGSPMPGSLAMGPVTNKGGLDASPLAADTSYYQGVYSRPIMNSS from the exons ATGCACTCGGCTTCCAGTATGCTGGGAGCGGTGAAGATGGAAGGGCACGAGCCGTCCGACTGGAGCAGCTACTATGCCGAGCCGGAG GGCTACTCCTCCGTGAGCAACATGAACGCCGGCCTGGGGATGAACGGCATGAACACGTACATGAGCATGTCCGCGGCCGCCATGGGCAGCGGCTCCGGCAACATGAGCGCAGGCTCCATGAACATGTCCTCGTACGTGGGCGCGGGCATGAGCCCGTCCCTGGCCGGCATGTCCCCCGGGGCGGGCGCCATGGCGAGCATGGGCGGCTCAGCCGGGGCGGCCGGAGTGGCAGGCATGGGGCCACACCTGAGTCCCAGCCTCAGCCCGCTCGGGGGACAGGCGGCCGGGGCCATGGGCGGCCTGACCCCTTATGCCAACATGAACTCCATGAGCCCCATGTACGGGCAGGCAGGCCTGAGCCGGGCGCGCGACCCCAAGACGTACCGGCGCAGCTACACGCATGCCAAGCCGCCCTACTCCTACATCTCGCTCATCACCATGGCCATCCAGCAGAGCCCCAACAAGATGCTGACGCTGAGCGAGATCTACCAGTGGATCATGGACCTCTTCCCTTTCTACCGGCAGAACCAGCAGCGCTGGCAGAACTCTATCCGCCACTCGCTGTCTTTCAACGACTGCTTCCTCAAGGTGCCCCGCTCGCCTGACAAGCCCGGCAAGGGCTCGTTCTGGACCCTGCACCCCGACTCGGGCAACATGTTCGAGAACGGCTGCTACTTGCGCCGCCAGAAGCGCTTCAAGTGTGAGAAGCAGCTGGCCCTGAAGGAAGCCTCAGGCGCCACGGGCGGTAGCAAGAAAGCGGCTGCCGGGGCACAGGCCTCGCAGGGTCAGCTTGGGGAGGCCGCTGGACCGGCCTCCGAGACTCCGGCGGGCACCGAGTCACCCCACTCGAGCGCCTCTCCGTGCCAGGAGCACAAGCGAGGGGCACTGGGGGAGCTGAAGGGGACCCCGGCCGCCGCCCTGAGCCCCCCAGAGCCGGCCCCCTCGccggggcagcagcagcagcaggcggCGGCCCATCTGCTGGGCCCTCCTCATCACCCCGGCCTGCCGCCGGAGGCCCACCTTAAGCCGGAGCACCACTACGCCTTCAACCACCCCTTCTCCATCAACAACCTCATGTCCTCGGAGCAGCAACACcaccacagccaccaccaccaccaccagccccacAAAATGGACCTCAAGGCCTACGAACAGGTGATGCACTACCCTGGCTACGGCTCCCCTATGCCAGGTAGCCTGGCCATGGGACCGGTCACGAACAAAGGGGGCCTGGACGCCTCGCCCCTGGCCGCAGACACCTCCTACTACCAAGGAGTGTACTCCAGGCCCATAATGAACTCCTCGTAA